The sequence TCCATTCTCTAAAACCCCCATCGAGATAAGCGACTTAAAAGTATTACTCAATTGAATATACTTAGGAGCTTTGATTTTACACTCTTCTAAAAAATTATCTTGTAACTGTTTTTCTAATTCTTCCATAGTAACGGATGGGGATATATAATATTCCAAAAATAGTGAATTAAAATGATGATTGAGATTATTTTTATGGACGTTTTAGTCATTTGTAGGGAAGTTGCACTGCAACGTCCAATACAGGTTTGCAAAGTACATTTAAAATAGGACGTTTTTTAGTAAAACGTCCCTACAATTGGATATACAAATTGAATTATTTTGGATAGAACCGATCATTACTCCAAGTAATTATATTTTGCTCAATGTATAATTCAATTCTTTCGTAATTTTTATTATCACGAATAATATGATCATAGAATCGTGGTTGCCACTCAAAATCATAACCTAAACGTCTCGAATGTTTTGTTACTGAAGATTTATATGTCCTTATTATCGTAGAAATACTGCTTTTCTTTGGAGATATTTTACTATTATGAGAAACTGCCTGTGGGTAATTTACCAGGTCATCAACTTCAGAATTATTTTCTGTACAATGTAGAATACCATGTATATGATTGGGCATTATTACATATGACCCTAACTTGATATTACTATTAAAAATAGGTATTTGATACCAAAAAATCTCTGCTAAAATTCCTAATGGTGAGTAAGTCATTTTCTGATTTTCAATTGTACCAAAGATGCACTTAAAATCTTTTGCACAAATTGTAATAAAATAATCAGATTCCCTCCTGTAATCCCATCCTGTTAAACGGTATGATTGTCTGCTTTTCATAGTTTTGAATCGTTAATAATAAATTATTTGAATTCAAACTTTATGCCACGAAAATATACATTATATAATATCATGTAGGGAAGTTGCACTGCAACGTCCTATCCAAGTTTGCGAAGTTCATTTAGAATAGGACGT is a genomic window of Flammeovirga pectinis containing:
- a CDS encoding transposase, translating into MKSRQSYRLTGWDYRRESDYFITICAKDFKCIFGTIENQKMTYSPLGILAEIFWYQIPIFNSNIKLGSYVIMPNHIHGILHCTENNSEVDDLVNYPQAVSHNSKISPKKSSISTIIRTYKSSVTKHSRRLGYDFEWQPRFYDHIIRDNKNYERIELYIEQNIITWSNDRFYPK